The Carassius gibelio isolate Cgi1373 ecotype wild population from Czech Republic chromosome A24, carGib1.2-hapl.c, whole genome shotgun sequence genome window below encodes:
- the LOC127945818 gene encoding RNA-binding Raly-like protein isoform X3, producing the protein MTMFKGKRRNHRYINMAGEPKPYRPKPGSKRPLTAVYSGYEFDYDYYRDDFYNRLFDYHGRVAPPPRAVIPLKRSRVVLPSTRRGKTSFPVKTSSSSSSRPPSSSSSFSFGLKLKSDQLQTIKRELTQIKMKIDSLLGRLEKIEKQQRSECEPHRKYEDNCDSLHEGSISETADNSGEEGGDGQMDAEAGEMTDGGEDDYDEEGSTGLMENHVSDIDN; encoded by the exons ATGACCATGTTTAAAGGGAAACGTCGAAATCACCGGT ATATTAACATGGCCGGAGAGCCGAAGCCGTACAGGCCTAAACCAGGATCCAAACGACCCCTGACTGCTGTCTACAG TGGTTATGAATTTGATTATGATTACTACAGGGATGATTTCTACAATag GCTGTTTGACTATCACGGACGGGTGGCTCCTCCTCCGAGGGCAGTGATTCCTCTGAAGCGTTCACGAGTGGTGCTTCCATCCACTCGACGCGGGAAGACTTCATTCCCTGTTAAAACCTCATCCTCTTCTTCCTCAAGAcccccatcatcatcatcgtccttCTCTTTTGGGCTGAAAT TGAAGTCCGATCAACTCCAGACTATCAAACGTGAACTGACTCAGATAAAGATGAAGATCGACTCTCTTCTGGGCCGCCTGGAGAAGATCGAGAAACAGCAGAGATCTGAGTGTG AGCCTCACAGGAAATATGAGGACAACTGCGACTCTTTGCACGAGGGGTCGATATCAGAGACGGCAGACAACTCCGGAGAGGAGGGaggagatggacagatggacgcgGAGGCGGGAGAAATGACGGATGGTGGTGAGGATGACTACGACGAGGAAGGAAGCACTGGTCTG atggagaATCATGTGTCTGATATTGACAACTAA